The following are encoded together in the Salvelinus alpinus chromosome 29, SLU_Salpinus.1, whole genome shotgun sequence genome:
- the LOC139559406 gene encoding endothelin-1-like isoform X1, which translates to MDFRILCSMLSMMYSGILHAVSSAPMEEDTAASTTTTPVPVRHIRNKRCSCATFLDKECVYFCHLDIIWVNTPERVVSYGLGNASRKKRAIKDPAISKQDPRCKCVHEDDSTCTNFCQLEIYLRYAAAAAAVTPDTAIHPAVGADCAERHQCKHKLAAKTSRIKRVKYRDQKAVGPSALRATVKARLLLEKWMVGQQHRAREER; encoded by the exons ATGGATTTTAGAATACTTTGCTCCATGTTGTCAATGATGTACTCTGGAATTTTACATGCAG TCTCATCCGCTCCTATGGAAGAGGATACAGCGGCTTCCACCACAACCACCCCGGTGCCAGTGCGCCACATCAGGAACAAGCGGTGCTCCTGCGCAACGTTCCTGGACAAGGAGTGCGTTTACTTCTGTCACCTGGACATCATATGGGTCAACACGCCTGA GCGCGTGGTTTCCTACGGTCTGGGCAACGCTTCTAGAAAGAAGCGCGCCATCAAGGATCCCGCCATCTCCAAGCAGGACCCTCGCTGCAAGTGCGTCCATGAAGATGACAGCACATGTACAAACTTCTGTCAGCTTGAAATTTACCTGAG ATacgctgcagcagcagcagcagtaacgcCAGACACGGCGATCCACCCCGCCGTGGGCGCTGACTGTGCTGAGAGGCATCAGTGCAAACACAAGTTGGCAGCCAAGACGAGTAGGATTAAAAG GGTGAAATACAGAGACCAAAAAGCAGTGGGCCCCTCAGCTCTTCGGGCCACAGTCAAAGCTCGCTTGCTGCTGGAGAAATGGATGGTGGGACAACAACACAGGGCacgagaagagagatga
- the LOC139559406 gene encoding endothelin-1-like isoform X2 — translation MEEDTAASTTTTPVPVRHIRNKRCSCATFLDKECVYFCHLDIIWVNTPERVVSYGLGNASRKKRAIKDPAISKQDPRCKCVHEDDSTCTNFCQLEIYLRYAAAAAAVTPDTAIHPAVGADCAERHQCKHKLAAKTSRIKRVKYRDQKAVGPSALRATVKARLLLEKWMVGQQHRAREER, via the exons ATGGAAGAGGATACAGCGGCTTCCACCACAACCACCCCGGTGCCAGTGCGCCACATCAGGAACAAGCGGTGCTCCTGCGCAACGTTCCTGGACAAGGAGTGCGTTTACTTCTGTCACCTGGACATCATATGGGTCAACACGCCTGA GCGCGTGGTTTCCTACGGTCTGGGCAACGCTTCTAGAAAGAAGCGCGCCATCAAGGATCCCGCCATCTCCAAGCAGGACCCTCGCTGCAAGTGCGTCCATGAAGATGACAGCACATGTACAAACTTCTGTCAGCTTGAAATTTACCTGAG ATacgctgcagcagcagcagcagtaacgcCAGACACGGCGATCCACCCCGCCGTGGGCGCTGACTGTGCTGAGAGGCATCAGTGCAAACACAAGTTGGCAGCCAAGACGAGTAGGATTAAAAG GGTGAAATACAGAGACCAAAAAGCAGTGGGCCCCTCAGCTCTTCGGGCCACAGTCAAAGCTCGCTTGCTGCTGGAGAAATGGATGGTGGGACAACAACACAGGGCacgagaagagagatga